One Drosophila subobscura isolate 14011-0131.10 chromosome U, UCBerk_Dsub_1.0, whole genome shotgun sequence DNA window includes the following coding sequences:
- the LOC117900662 gene encoding uncharacterized protein LOC117900662 isoform X4, translating to MDLPSMVQRSGDTLIVRSVVSGNQLYAEQGGHNPNGNQNSATSGSSSSLLERHVERYRLQHLLQQQQQAAAAAAAVVSSVQQQQQQQHQQQQQQQQAVISMDAKEEGLPQCKIKRNYSCNHCAYFTQNPRYHLTHLRDVHGEKIVINKCKLCLYASRHFQKLVRHMKMVHGCTDGIPSGHGQARGKRGMSREARKRRLEESVGVMGGSHVGGQGLTVSVPDVPTLEQVKRELQLQEEKLQRDIEAFNQRQREEQQQMEQQLELANSYERQMQMQVLREFERQSPPEPPTPSPSGSATPPSNCEEPQNRLLKCSACEFTTLYRTQLRAHELAEHGKTKFFRCDKCSYVTHIKARFSKHVKYHSMPMIKCVTCDFRTPYKWNLDRHMKNHGGAGAFKCAACDFTADIKQSLTVHEMNHHVPPVGNAGSIWPRRQNKVGASEMCDDFLSDSAELEDQYNNNNVDDDLLDAGMEDPDEVLSGEELHHYGKRSKYDDEEEPTDLSQKGGCSSDTSSVGTATPNRSQRPVPNLIPISKGPKDVLNLSKDTNASRSTLTEIASMFFNEKQISEMLDKSDVPQLSPATTVTSQASSRSQPTKKTSSSFLDKLKTGAQHENLICQCGHVAKCLSESIIHGKSCHASAVIIADDDDAALHEDDADDRLEIDEDDEDHHSHSALNLSVTGSTRCQHCRHRCKSSNDLLHHLTQCVEAIRCANEMYDSNSGESSEQRRSDSHHSLQQQAAVQQQRVCIWNKAAKEIAAAAAAAVHQENSNNNKSPANSQGTNNEENSYYGVETAPGYGEVTKKMTPEEEAANSSLKKVYKCPHCSFWASTASRFHVHIVGHLNKKPFECSLCSYRSNWRWDITKHIRLKTIRDPSHKTAKVLMNDETGRRNYTKYNKYITLMKVTEEDGDPKLMKSGEMTPNQVASLAFLKDYAKVGSGSGQDITLEPVLSSKPNALDDAHLADNLIRIPLLATIMNAAMSQQQHQQHQQHKEQQHITPSVTISPVKRSNQAPPSKPSDDLITEVHQEGNEKRTVYRCRKCNFGHHNRDAVLAHVKIHYQDASYPKSAGAGSASGTSPLQVSVSTNPQYYMNKVFAAMCLGQSSPTSNATNPGTGGSSGSQQHSLISAGLLQRAIQEAQHSPTPNASALSGLALALAGGKSAANTTKASAASILEHGEQKASQNERHCRLKHSGDIRIETLERGGSAPAIYRPLGAGASNESQSHINSTTNSHTSTSSLNILNSKLGNGNGNGCSNNSASAQQLLMSSKQLEQLLHSPLSAGAAAVVNAANTQQDLQAVAAYWAAACKAAVANGEELLQLQQNDQIEITRLPSAANQEHQSNQSNTKSKQQKCPVCPYISESKSQMNYHVSLHKPTQYECRLCTFVCAKKQHLSSHMRSVHQQQLAVGGTGAAGTGGASSLGLDFSVALQLAAAAKQVQQLPASTPLSIDLSQLQLDAASDADMNPQQLPPEYQYKLISYCPRCPARFAQKHNDERQGKQELEQHLTAHAAANDTETEDLYVCTYCGYRTGEETLLQLHRAVHMSHYQEKCQQLYKNCKEDVEFPAPKLMQITGPETIWVVDSELSVQLLQQQAAGGVSSSTSAAGSFSGQNSLLKKQLESGSGLERAIERESTPQPKPQEAEAEAEEDEERRSSSTPSTSASVATSDLAADVSSDAGSMDMPQSASAPERCLHCPFETQKHEELQQHLPHHGVVQAAPEGAHLCAHCDYHTATEAEIEEHTVVHFNASEKLKSVEFYTCYDNLEISMEQESEEPTKQHTENNNNQDNVINANMQEQQQEQSDAEHLDGDLDEQPPAKKHSTKIILYKSDGALSVKPSPEEQSAAESQSRSENISDRLRRRILRGSAPTAPEECQEQRPTTPEKMILVNPKTGKVISRK from the exons ATGGATCTGCCCTCGATGGTGCAGCGTTCCGGGGACACTCTGATCGTGCGCAGCGTTGTCAGCGGCAATCAGCTGTACGCCGAGCAGGGCGGCCACAATCCAAATGGAAACCAAAACAGTGCCACAtcgggctcctcctcctcactGCTGGAGCGGCATGTGGAGAGATATCGGCTGCAAcatttgctgcagcagcaacagcaggcggcagctgccgcagcggcagtcgTGAGCagcgtgcagcagcagcaacagcagcaacatcaacagcagcagcagcagcaacaggcagtcATCTCTATGGATGCCAAGGAGGAGGGACTGCCACAGTGCAAAATCAAGCGGAATTATAGCTGCAACCACTGCGCCTACTTCACACAGAACCCGCGCTACCATCTCACGCATCTGAGGGATGTGCACGGCGAGAAGATCGTCATCAACAAGTGCAAACTGTGCCTGTATGCCTCGCGACACTTCCAGAAGCTGGTGCGGCACATGAAGATGGTGCACGGCTGCACCGACGGCATACCCAGTGGCCATGGACAGGCGCGGGGCAAGCGCGGCATGAGCCGAGAGGCGCGCAAGCGTCGCCTGGAGGAGAGCGTGGGCGTGATGGGTGGCAGCCATGTGGGTGGACAGGGCCTGACGGTGAGCGTTCCGGATGTGCCCACATTGGAGCAGGTGAAgcgggagctgcagctgcaggaggagaagtTGCAGCGCGACATCGAGGCCTTCAATCAGCGGCAgcgcgaggagcagcagcaaatggagcaacagctggagctggccaacaGCTACGAGCgccagatgcagatgcaggtGCTGCGAGAGTTTGAGCGCCAGTCGCCGCCGGAGCCACCGACACCCTCGCCAAGTGGATCGGCCACGCCGCCCTCCAACTGCGAGGAGCCACAGAATCGCCTGCTCAAGTGCAGCGCCTGCGAGTTCACGACCCTGTACCGCACCCAGCTGCGGGCCCACGAGCTGGCCGAGCATGGGAAGACCAAGTTCTTTCGCTGCGACAAGTGCAGCTATGTGACGCACATCAAGGCGCGCTTCAGCAAGCACGTGAAGTACCATTCGATGCCCATGATCAAGTGCGTCACCTGCGATTTCCGCACCCCCTACAAGTGGAATCTCGATCGACACATGAAGAACCATGGCGGTGCGGGCGCCTTCAAGTGTGCCGCCTGCGATTTCACAGCGGACATCAAGCAGTCGCTGACAGTGCACGAGATGAACCATCATGTGCCGCCCGTGGGCAATGCTGGTTCCATTTGGCCCAGGCGCCAAAACAAGGTCGGTGCCAGCGAGATGTGCGATGATTTTCTCAGCGACTCTGCCGAGCTGGAGGATCAgtacaataacaataatgttgatgatgatctgctggatgctggcATGGAGGATCCCGACGAGGTGCTTAGCGGCGAGGAGCTGCATCATTATGGCAAGCGCAGCAAGTACGATGACGAAGAGGAGCCCACGGATCTGTCGCAGAAGGGCGGCTGCTCGTCGGACACCTCCAGTGTGGGCACAGCGACGCCCAACAGGTCCCAGCGACCAGTGCCAAATCTCATACCCATCAGCAAGGGTCCCAAGGA CGTTTTGAATCTTTCCAAGGACACGAATGCATCGCGCAGCACCCTCACAGAGATTGCCTCCATGTTCTTCAATGAGAAGCAAATCTCCGAGATGCTGGACAAATCCGATGTGCCCCAACTGTCGCCAGCGACGACTGTCACCTCGCAGGCCTCGTCCCGCAGCCAGCCGACCAAAAagaccagctccagcttcctGGACAAGCTGAAGACCGGCGCCCAGCACGAGAATCTCATCTGCCAGTGCGGCCATGTGGCCAAGTGCCTGTCCGAGTCGATCATCCATGGCAAGAGCTGCCATGCCTCGGCCGTGATCATTgccgacgatgacgatgcgGCCCTGCACgaggatgatgctgatgatcgCCTTGAGATCGATGAGGACGATGAGGATCATCACTCCCATTCGGCATTGAATCTAAGTGTGACGGGATCAACGCGTTGCCAGCATTGCCGCCATCGCTGCAAGTCCTCCAACGATCTGCTGCACCATCTGACGCAGTGCGTCGAGGCCATACGCTGTGCCAACGAGATGTACGACTCCAATTCCGGCGaaagcagcgagcagcgtCGCTCCGACTCGCACCACTCCCttcagcagcaggcggccgtCCAGCAACAGCGTGTCTGCATTTGGAACAAGGCGGCCAAGGAgattgctgccgccgccgcagcggctGTTCATCAggagaacagcaacaacaacaagtcaCCGGCCAATAGCCAGGGGACCAACAACGAGGAGAACAGCTACTACGGCGTGGAGACGGCACCCGGCTACGGCGAG GTAACCAAAAAGATGACACCTGAAGAAGAGGCCGCCAACTCGTCCCTGAAGAAGGTCTACAAGTGTCCGCACTGTAGCTTTTGGGCCTCGACAGCCTCCCGCTTCCATGTGCACATTGTGGGGCATCTGAACAAGAAGCCCTTTGAGTGCTCCCTCTGCTCATACCGCTCGAACTGGCGCTGGGACATCACCAAGCACATCCGCCTGAAGACCATCCGTGATCCCTCGCACAAGACGGCCAAAGTGCTGATGAACGATGAGACCGGACGGCGGAACTACACCAAGTACAACAAGTACATAACCCTCATGAAGGTGACGGAGGAGGATGGAGATCCCAAGCTGATGAAATCCGGCGAGATGACACCCAATCAGGTGGCCTCGCTGGCCTTCCTCAAGGACTATGCAAAGGTGGGCAGTGGCTCCGGCCAGGATATAACCTTGGAGCCGGTGCTGTCCAGCAAACCGAATGCACTGGACGATGCCCATCTGGCGGACAACCTGATACGCATACCCCTGCTGGCGACCATCATGAATGCGGCCatgtcccagcagcagcaccagcaacatcagcagcacaaggagcagcagcacattacGCCCTCGGTGACTATTTCGCCGGTGAAGCGGTCAAATCAGGCGCCGCCCAGCAAGCCCAGCGATGATCTCATCACTGAGGTGCACCAGGAGGGCAACGAGAAGCGCACCGTCTACAGATGCCGCAAGTGCAACTTTGG TCATCACAATCGCGATGCAGTGCTGGCTCACGTGAAGATCCACTACCAGGATGCCAGCTATCCAAAGTCCGCCGGCGCTGGGTCCGCTTCCGGCACCTCGCCGCTGCAGGTGTCCGTCAGCACGAATCCGCAGTACTACATGAACAAAGTATTTGCTGCCATGTGCCTGGGACAGTCATCGCCCACATCGAATGCGACAAATCCCGGCACTGGCGGCAGCTCTGGCAGCCAACAACATTCCCTTATATCGGCAGGACTGCTGCAGCGGGCCATACAGGAGGCCCAGCACTCACCGACACCGAATGCCAGCGCTCTGAGTGGCCTAGCCTTGGCCCTGGCTGGCGGCAAGTCTGCTGCCAATACGACGAAAGCCAGTGCCGCCTCCATTTTAGAGCACGGTGAGCAGAAAGCGAGTCAAAACGAG CGGCACTGTCGCTTAAAGCATTCCGGGGATATTCGGATCGAGACCCTTGAGCGTGGCGGCAGCGCACCGGCCATCTATCGGCCGTTGGGCGCCGGTGCCAGCAATGAATCCCAGTCCCACATCAACAGCACCACCAATAGCCACACATCGACATCCAGCCTCAACATTCTCAACAGCAAACTCggaaatggcaacggcaatggctgCTCCAACAACTCCGCCAGTGCCCAACAGCTGCTGATGAGCTCCAAGCaattggagcagctgctgcactctccactctctgcaGGCGCTGCGGCTGTGGTGAATGCTGCCAATACGCAGCAGGATCTTCAGGCGGTGGCCGCTTACTGGGCTGCAGCCTGCAAGGCAGCCGTGGCCAATggggaggagctgctgcagctgcagcagaacgaTCAAATAGAGATCACGCGGCTGCCATCTGCGGCCAACCAGGAGCACCAGAGCAACCAGAGCAACACCaagagcaagcagcaaaagtgtCCCGTGTGTCCGTACATCTCGGAGAGCAAGTCCCAGATGAACTATCACGTCTCCCTGCACAAGCCCACGCAGTACGAGTGCCGGCTGTGCACCTTTGTGTGCGCCAAGAAGCAGCACCTGAGCAGCCACATGAGGAGcgtgcatcagcagcagctggcagtgggTGGCACAGGCGCAGCAGGCACAGGAGGAGCCTCCTCCTTGGGCCTGGACTTTAGTGTGGCCCTCcagctggcggcggcggccaaaCAGGTCCAACAGCTTCCCGCCTCCACGCCGCTCTCCATCGACTTGAGtcaactgcagctggatgCGGCCTCGGATGCGGACATGAatccgcagcagctgccgccagaGTACCAGTACAAGCTGATCAGCTACTGTCCGCGCTGTCCCGCCCGCTTTGCCCAGAAGCACAACGACGAGCGGCAGGgcaagcaggagctggagcagcacctGACCGCCCATGCGGCCGCCAATGATACAGAGACGGAAGATCTTTATGTGTGCACCTACTGCGGCTACCGCACAGGAGAggagacgctgctgcagctgcatcggGCCGTGCACATGTCGCACTACCAGGAGAAGTGCCAGCAGCTGTACAAGAACTGCAAGGAGGATGTCGAGTTCCCCGCGCCGAAGCTCATGCAGATCACGGGACCCGAGACCATCTGGGTGGTGGACAGCGAGCTGAgtgtccagctgctgcagcagcaggcggcgggtGGCGTTAGTTCTTCGACCAGCGCTGCCGGCAGCTTCAGTGGCCAGAACTCGCTGCTCAAGAAGCAGCTGGAGTCGGGCAGTGGCCTGGAGAGGGCCATCGAACGCGAGTCTACGCCTCAGCCCAAGCCGCAAGAGGCGGAAgccgaggcggaggaggatgaggagcgtcgcagcagctccacgccATCGACGAGTGCCTCGGTGGCCACCAGTGATCTGGCTGCAGATGTCAGCAGTGACGCCGGCTCCATGGATATGCCACAGTCGGCCTCGGCGCCCGAGCGCTGTCTCCACTGTCCGTTCGAGACGCAGAAGCatgaggagctgcagcagcatctgccgCATCATGGCGTCGTCCAGGCAGCCCCAGAAGGTGCACATTTGTGTGCCCATTGCGACTACCATACCGCCACGGAGGCGGAGATCGAGGAGCACACAGTGGTGCATTTCAATGCCAGCGAGAAGCTCAAGTCAGTGGAGTTTTACACGTGCTACGACAACCTCGAGATCAGCATGGAGCAGGAGTCGGAGGAGCCCACCAAGCAGCACAccgagaacaacaacaaccaggaCAATGTGATCAATGCCAAcatgcaggagcagcagcaggagcaaagcGATGCAGAGCATCTGGATGGGGACCTGGACGAGCAGCCGCCAGCCAAGAAACACAGCACAAAGATCATTCTGTACAAGAGCGATGGAGCGTTGAGTGTGAAGCCATCGCCTGAGGAGCAATCCGCAGCAGAGTCGCAGAGTCGTAGCGAGAATATCAGCGATCGTCTGCGTCGTCGCATACTACGGGGCAGTGCCCCAACAGCGCCCGAGGAGTGCCAGGAGCAGCGGCCAACGACGCCGGAAAAAATGATTCTGGTCAACCCCAAGACGGGCAAAGTCATTTCCAGGAAGTAG